A genomic stretch from Serratia entomophila includes:
- the urtA gene encoding urea ABC transporter substrate-binding protein, translating into MQRRHFIKAFALSASMLGMGMAWSVQAADTIKVGILSSLSGTMAISETPLKDVALMTIDEINAKGGVLGKKLEPVVVDPASNWPLFAEKARQLLSQDKVAAVFGCWTSVSRKSVLPVFEELNGLLFYPVQYEGEEMSPNVFYTGAAPNQQAIPAVEYLLSEDGGSAKRFFLLGTDYVYPRTTNKILRAFLHSKGIQDKDIEEVYTPFGYGDYQTIVANIKKFSAGGKTAVISTINGDSNVPFYKELANQGIKATDVPVIAFSVGEEELRGIDTKPLVGNLAAWNYFESVDNPTNKQFVSAWKAYAKAHNLPNYATAVTNDPMEATYVGIHMWAQAVEKAGTTDVDKVRAAMAGQTFAAPSGFTLTMDQTNHHLHKPVMIGEIEGNGQFNVVWQTDAPVRAQPWSPYIAGNDKKPDHPVKGGK; encoded by the coding sequence ATGCAACGTCGCCACTTCATAAAAGCTTTTGCGTTGTCCGCCAGCATGCTCGGCATGGGTATGGCCTGGAGCGTGCAGGCCGCCGACACCATCAAGGTCGGCATTCTGAGTTCGCTGTCGGGCACCATGGCCATCTCTGAAACGCCGTTGAAGGACGTGGCGCTGATGACCATCGACGAGATCAACGCCAAAGGCGGGGTATTGGGGAAAAAATTGGAACCGGTGGTGGTGGATCCTGCCTCCAACTGGCCGCTGTTTGCCGAAAAGGCGCGCCAGCTGCTGAGCCAGGACAAGGTGGCGGCGGTGTTCGGCTGCTGGACTTCGGTGTCGCGCAAATCGGTGCTGCCGGTGTTCGAGGAGTTGAACGGGCTGCTGTTTTATCCGGTGCAGTATGAAGGCGAAGAGATGTCGCCGAACGTGTTCTACACCGGCGCGGCGCCGAACCAGCAGGCGATCCCGGCGGTGGAATACCTGCTGAGCGAAGACGGCGGCTCGGCCAAGCGTTTCTTCCTGCTGGGCACCGACTATGTCTACCCGCGCACCACCAACAAGATCCTGCGCGCCTTCCTGCACAGCAAGGGCATACAGGACAAAGACATCGAAGAAGTTTACACCCCGTTTGGCTACGGCGATTACCAAACCATAGTGGCGAATATCAAGAAATTTTCCGCCGGCGGCAAAACCGCGGTGATCTCCACCATCAACGGCGACTCCAACGTGCCGTTCTACAAAGAGCTGGCCAATCAGGGCATCAAGGCTACCGACGTGCCGGTGATCGCCTTCTCGGTGGGCGAGGAGGAGCTGCGCGGCATCGATACCAAACCGCTGGTGGGCAACCTGGCGGCCTGGAACTACTTCGAATCGGTGGACAACCCGACCAACAAGCAGTTCGTCAGCGCATGGAAAGCCTACGCCAAGGCGCACAACCTGCCGAATTACGCCACGGCGGTGACCAACGATCCGATGGAGGCCACCTACGTCGGCATCCATATGTGGGCGCAGGCGGTTGAGAAGGCCGGCACCACCGACGTCGACAAGGTGCGCGCAGCGATGGCCGGGCAAACCTTCGCCGCGCCGTCGGGTTTTACCCTGACCATGGACCAGACCAACCACCATCTGCATAAGCCGGTGATGATCGGTGAAATTGAAGGCAACGGTCAGTTCAACGTGGTGTGGCAGACCGATGCGCCGGTACGCGCCCAGCCGTGGAGCCCGTACATTGCCGGTAACGACAAAAAGCCGGACCACCCGGTAAAAGGCGGCAAGTAA
- the urtE gene encoding urea ABC transporter ATP-binding subunit UrtE: MLQVSELNQYYGGSHILRGLSFEARIGEVTCLLGRNGVGKTTLLKCLMGLIPARSGGISWQGQAINGKKPHQRVQAGIAYVPQGREIFPRLTVEENLLMGLARFSGAEARGVPEQIYELFPVLRQMKERRGGDLSGGQQQQLAIGRALACRPQLLILDEPTEGIQPSVIKEIGAVIKQLAARGDMAILLVEQFYDFAAELADSYLVMSRGSIVQRGAGSAMEQDGVRGLVAI; this comes from the coding sequence ATGCTGCAGGTGAGTGAATTAAATCAATATTACGGCGGCAGCCACATCCTGCGCGGCCTGTCGTTCGAAGCGAGGATCGGTGAGGTGACCTGCCTGCTGGGGCGCAACGGCGTGGGCAAGACCACGCTGCTGAAATGCCTGATGGGCCTGATCCCGGCGCGCAGCGGCGGCATCAGCTGGCAGGGGCAGGCGATCAACGGCAAAAAACCGCACCAGCGGGTGCAGGCCGGCATCGCCTATGTGCCGCAGGGGCGGGAGATTTTCCCGCGCCTGACGGTGGAAGAGAACCTGCTGATGGGCCTGGCGCGCTTTTCCGGCGCCGAGGCGCGCGGCGTGCCGGAGCAGATTTATGAACTGTTCCCGGTGTTGCGGCAGATGAAGGAGCGGCGCGGCGGCGATCTCTCCGGCGGCCAGCAGCAGCAGCTGGCGATCGGCCGGGCGCTGGCCTGCCGGCCGCAGCTGCTGATCCTCGACGAGCCGACCGAAGGGATCCAGCCTTCGGTGATCAAGGAGATCGGCGCGGTGATCAAACAGCTGGCGGCGCGCGGCGATATGGCGATCCTGCTGGTGGAACAATTCTATGATTTCGCCGCCGAACTGGCGGACAGCTACCTGGTGATGTCGCGCGGCAGCATCGTGCAGCGCGGCGCCGGCAGCGCCATGGAGCAAGACGGGGTGCGCGGGCTGGTGGCGATTTGA
- the urtB gene encoding urea ABC transporter permease subunit UrtB: MQFPFFFHFRRWLWLLCCLPPLAQAGPADDFAAANRTQQAKLLQAWAAAPDAARLPLLQALKQENVAIDEAKRAFVQQGGGYLPLEGGAAPVGTPKKLWLNNRLRILIANALSAQRLVSEDPQVRLQAATALQREAQSDQQPLLAERLAQEKDAGVHAALSIALANLQLADASPQVRLNAVRLLGDSGDPETQTRLQALADAAHEPDAAVRAEAQNSMSRVQHRLMIGDLLGQAFTGLSLGSILLLAALGLAITYGLLGVINMAHGEMLMLGAYSAYLVQGLFQQFAPQWLALYPLAALPVAFAITACIGMALERAVIRHLYGRPLETLLATWGISLVLIQLVRVLFGAQNVEVANPAWLSGGVQLLPNLVLPWNRIAVILFVALVLALTWLLLNKTRLGMNVRAVTQNRAMAACCGVPTGRVDMLAFGLGSGIAGLGGVALSQLGNVGPELGQGYIIDSFLVVVLGGVGQLAGTVAAAFGLGILNKILEPQIGAVLGKILILALIVLFIQKRPQGLFALKGRVID; this comes from the coding sequence ATGCAATTCCCATTTTTCTTTCATTTCCGCCGGTGGCTTTGGCTGCTGTGCTGCCTGCCGCCGCTAGCGCAGGCCGGGCCGGCCGATGACTTCGCGGCGGCCAACCGTACGCAGCAGGCCAAGCTGTTGCAGGCCTGGGCAGCCGCGCCGGATGCTGCGCGGCTGCCGTTGTTGCAGGCGCTGAAGCAGGAAAACGTGGCGATCGACGAAGCCAAACGCGCCTTTGTCCAACAGGGCGGCGGTTATCTGCCGCTGGAGGGCGGCGCGGCGCCGGTCGGCACGCCGAAGAAGCTGTGGTTGAACAACCGTCTGCGCATCCTGATTGCCAATGCGCTGTCGGCACAGCGGCTGGTCAGCGAGGATCCGCAGGTACGGCTGCAGGCCGCCACCGCGCTGCAGCGCGAGGCGCAAAGCGATCAGCAGCCGCTATTGGCCGAGCGGCTGGCGCAGGAGAAAGACGCCGGGGTGCATGCGGCGTTGAGCATCGCGCTGGCGAATCTGCAGCTGGCAGACGCCAGCCCGCAGGTGCGGCTTAACGCGGTGCGGCTGCTGGGGGATTCGGGCGACCCGGAAACCCAGACGCGGCTGCAGGCGCTGGCCGACGCCGCCCACGAACCGGACGCCGCGGTGCGCGCCGAAGCGCAGAACAGCATGAGCCGCGTGCAGCACCGGCTGATGATTGGCGATCTGCTCGGCCAGGCGTTTACCGGCCTGTCGCTCGGTTCGATCCTGCTGCTGGCGGCGCTCGGGCTGGCTATCACCTACGGCCTGCTGGGGGTTATCAATATGGCGCACGGCGAAATGCTGATGCTTGGCGCCTACTCGGCCTATCTGGTGCAGGGGCTGTTCCAGCAGTTTGCCCCACAGTGGCTGGCGCTGTACCCGCTGGCGGCGCTGCCGGTGGCGTTCGCCATCACCGCCTGCATCGGCATGGCGCTGGAGCGCGCGGTGATCCGCCATTTGTACGGCCGGCCGCTGGAAACCCTGCTGGCCACCTGGGGCATCAGCCTGGTGCTGATCCAGCTGGTGCGGGTACTGTTCGGCGCGCAAAACGTCGAGGTCGCCAACCCGGCATGGCTGTCGGGCGGCGTGCAGTTGCTGCCGAATCTGGTGCTGCCGTGGAACCGCATTGCGGTGATCCTGTTCGTGGCGCTGGTATTGGCGCTGACCTGGCTGCTGCTGAACAAAACCCGGCTCGGTATGAACGTGCGGGCGGTAACGCAGAACCGCGCCATGGCCGCCTGCTGCGGCGTACCCACCGGCCGGGTGGACATGCTGGCGTTCGGGCTGGGTTCCGGCATCGCCGGGCTGGGCGGAGTGGCGCTGTCGCAATTGGGCAACGTCGGGCCGGAGCTGGGGCAGGGGTACATCATCGACTCTTTCCTGGTGGTGGTGCTCGGCGGCGTCGGCCAGCTGGCGGGAACGGTGGCGGCGGCCTTCGGCCTCGGCATCCTCAACAAGATCCTCGAACCGCAGATCGGCGCCGTACTGGGCAAGATCCTGATCCTGGCGCTGATCGTTCTGTTCATTCAAAAACGACCTCAGGGGCTGTTCGCCCTTAAGGGCAGGGTAATCGACTGA
- a CDS encoding DUF4865 family protein, with translation MLSMQYSFTLPADYDMAIVRRRIADFGHLLDACPQLIVKAYLYAQRGERSAENRYAPFYLWNSGAGMSDFLAGEGFKGLSRAFGWPRVEHGLPWLTYFDRPHLSAAAWATQQTQAITPYSDLLRLRRQLRAAPGALASIVACNPADWRLTRLDMWREPPGEQMNNAQVFRIGHLATPFDHTAPRVDSSI, from the coding sequence ATGCTCAGCATGCAATACAGCTTCACCCTGCCCGCCGATTACGATATGGCGATAGTCCGCCGGCGCATCGCCGATTTCGGCCATCTGCTGGACGCTTGCCCACAGCTGATAGTCAAAGCCTATTTGTACGCGCAGCGTGGCGAACGCAGCGCCGAGAACCGCTACGCCCCTTTCTATCTTTGGAACAGCGGCGCCGGCATGAGCGACTTTCTGGCCGGCGAGGGGTTCAAGGGCTTAAGCCGGGCCTTTGGCTGGCCGCGCGTCGAGCACGGGCTGCCCTGGCTGACCTATTTCGATCGGCCGCATCTGTCCGCGGCTGCCTGGGCTACGCAGCAAACGCAGGCAATCACGCCTTACAGCGACCTGCTCAGGCTGCGCCGACAGTTGCGGGCGGCGCCCGGCGCTCTGGCCAGCATCGTGGCGTGCAATCCCGCCGATTGGCGCTTGACGCGCCTGGATATGTGGCGGGAGCCGCCGGGGGAACAGATGAACAACGCGCAGGTTTTCCGTATCGGCCATCTTGCCACCCCCTTTGACCACACTGCGCCGCGGGTTGACAGCTCAATCTGA
- a CDS encoding GntR family transcriptional regulator, with amino-acid sequence MQITNNRGKARPEGLAERIYLQLKDDIFDFQLLPGDRFSENEIAMRMQVSRTPVRQALFRLEREGYVEVYFRSGWQVRPFDFAYFEELYDLRIVLEREAVGRLCARTETPPALTALGKFWTDDPRLEDGKAVSVHDERFHMALVAAAGNGEMARIHRDLTEKIRIIRRLDFTQGARVDATYNEHAAILRAILQRQTAEAQTLLTQHIAVSKAEVRKITLHMLHQARSRQSDRAE; translated from the coding sequence ATGCAAATCACCAACAATCGCGGCAAAGCGCGGCCGGAAGGGCTGGCGGAGCGCATTTATCTGCAGCTCAAGGATGATATTTTCGATTTTCAACTGCTGCCGGGCGATCGCTTCAGCGAGAACGAGATAGCGATGCGCATGCAGGTCAGCCGCACGCCGGTGCGTCAGGCGCTGTTCCGGCTGGAGCGCGAAGGCTATGTCGAGGTGTATTTCCGCAGCGGCTGGCAGGTGCGGCCGTTCGATTTCGCCTACTTCGAAGAGCTGTACGACCTGCGCATCGTCCTGGAGCGCGAAGCGGTGGGCAGACTGTGCGCCCGCACCGAGACGCCGCCGGCGTTGACGGCATTGGGCAAATTTTGGACTGATGATCCGCGCCTGGAGGACGGCAAGGCGGTTTCAGTGCACGACGAACGCTTCCATATGGCGCTGGTGGCGGCGGCGGGCAACGGCGAAATGGCGCGCATCCACCGCGATCTGACCGAGAAGATCCGCATCATTCGCCGGCTGGATTTCACCCAGGGCGCACGGGTCGACGCCACCTATAACGAACACGCCGCCATCCTGCGGGCGATCCTGCAGCGCCAAACCGCAGAGGCGCAAACGCTGCTCACTCAACACATCGCCGTCAGCAAGGCCGAAGTACGAAAAATAACCCTGCATATGCTGCACCAGGCGCGATCGCGGCAATCCGACCGCGCGGAGTGA
- a CDS encoding LysR substrate-binding domain-containing protein, with amino-acid sequence MGRITFDLEDLRSYVTGIELGSFAKAAERLGRSTSAVSAHLKKLEQQAGAPILRKVGRGMVMTEAGETLLGYARRLLELNDEAAAAVRGLDLQGMVRLGLQEDFGETFLPQVLGSFARANPKVRIEARIARNAELIEWVLKGQLDLSLAWNGGLSTPFHQALGERQLHWIASANADLTAWQNGGDPLPLVMFDAPCLMRSAAIQALDRAGIPWRIAFTSRSLNGVWAAVSAGLGVTVRTDAGLPPGLVALAPGVMPALGRLGVVLHRAEDSPSAAIQRLAQIVIERIES; translated from the coding sequence ATGGGGCGAATTACCTTTGATCTCGAGGATTTGCGCAGTTACGTCACCGGCATCGAGCTGGGCAGCTTCGCCAAGGCCGCAGAGCGGCTGGGGCGTTCAACCTCGGCGGTGAGCGCGCACCTGAAAAAGCTGGAACAACAGGCAGGGGCGCCCATCCTGCGCAAAGTCGGGCGCGGTATGGTGATGACCGAGGCCGGCGAAACCCTGCTCGGCTACGCCCGGCGCCTGCTGGAGTTGAACGACGAGGCCGCCGCCGCAGTGCGCGGGCTGGATTTGCAGGGGATGGTGCGGCTGGGCCTGCAGGAGGATTTTGGTGAAACCTTTCTGCCGCAGGTGCTGGGCAGCTTTGCCCGCGCCAACCCGAAGGTGCGCATTGAGGCGCGCATCGCCCGCAATGCCGAACTGATTGAATGGGTATTGAAAGGGCAGTTGGACCTGTCGCTGGCCTGGAACGGCGGCCTCAGCACGCCGTTTCATCAGGCGCTGGGGGAGCGGCAGCTGCACTGGATCGCCTCGGCGAATGCCGATCTGACGGCCTGGCAAAACGGCGGTGATCCCTTGCCGCTGGTGATGTTCGACGCCCCCTGCCTGATGCGCAGCGCGGCGATCCAGGCGTTGGATCGCGCGGGCATTCCCTGGCGCATCGCCTTTACCAGCCGCAGCCTGAATGGCGTCTGGGCGGCGGTCAGCGCCGGATTGGGGGTAACGGTGCGCACCGATGCCGGTTTGCCGCCGGGGCTTGTCGCGCTGGCTCCCGGCGTGATGCCGGCGCTGGGCCGGCTCGGCGTGGTGTTGCATCGGGCGGAAGATAGCCCCTCCGCCGCCATCCAGCGCCTGGCGCAGATCGTGATTGAACGGATTGAGAGTTAA
- a CDS encoding GNAT family N-acetyltransferase, which yields MFTVRQATLADAALVSDIGIRTYQAHFGELWHYPEELDAFLAQNFSMPVVTQTLQDPAVCWLLCHKAEQLIGYARLNLDSLLAPTQTRGAELQKIYFLPGYAGNGYGQRLFEQVQQRAIDRRQKTLWLEVLQRNTGAQRFYQRQGLSICGETCYTSAQGSIGIWYMSKTL from the coding sequence ATGTTCACTGTCCGCCAGGCCACCCTCGCCGACGCCGCTCTGGTGAGCGACATCGGCATCCGCACCTATCAGGCGCACTTTGGCGAACTTTGGCACTATCCGGAGGAGTTGGACGCCTTTCTGGCGCAAAACTTTTCCATGCCGGTGGTGACCCAAACGCTGCAGGATCCCGCCGTCTGCTGGCTGCTATGTCATAAAGCGGAGCAGCTGATCGGCTATGCGCGGCTCAACCTCGACAGCCTGCTGGCGCCCACGCAAACCCGCGGCGCAGAGCTGCAGAAAATCTATTTTCTGCCGGGCTATGCCGGCAACGGCTATGGCCAGCGCCTGTTCGAACAGGTACAGCAGCGGGCCATCGACCGCCGGCAAAAGACGCTGTGGCTGGAGGTGCTGCAACGCAACACCGGCGCGCAACGCTTTTACCAGCGTCAGGGGTTGAGCATCTGTGGCGAGACCTGCTATACCAGTGCGCAAGGCTCCATCGGCATCTGGTATATGAGCAAAACGCTGTAA
- the urtC gene encoding urea ABC transporter permease subunit UrtC, whose product MSQPLTVTGVQKAPRLALAIGGLVLLALLIMPFLALLPADHPLAISTYTLTLVGKILCYAIVAVALDLVWGYAGLLSLGHGLFFALGGYAMGMYLMRQAAGDGLPAFMAFLSWNELPWFWSGTQHFAWALCLIVLVPGLLALVFGYFAFRSKIKGVYFSIMTQALTYAGMLLFFRNETGFGGNNGFTGFTTLLGFPITATGTRVALFLATVLLLAASLALGFALARSKFGRVLTAVRDAENRLTFCGYDPKGFKLFVWTLSAVLCGLAGALYVPQVGIINPGEMSPTNSIEAAIWVALGGRGTLVGPLLGAGIVNGAKSWFTMAIPEYWQFFLGLMFILVTLLLPKGVIGLLRRRKTP is encoded by the coding sequence ATGAGCCAACCTTTGACCGTAACCGGCGTACAAAAGGCGCCGCGGCTGGCGCTCGCCATTGGCGGGCTGGTACTGCTGGCGCTGTTGATCATGCCGTTTCTGGCGCTGCTGCCGGCGGATCACCCACTGGCGATCTCCACCTACACCCTGACGCTGGTGGGCAAGATCCTGTGCTACGCCATCGTTGCGGTGGCGCTCGATCTGGTGTGGGGTTACGCCGGGCTGCTGTCGCTCGGCCACGGGCTGTTTTTCGCGCTCGGCGGCTACGCCATGGGCATGTATCTGATGCGCCAGGCGGCGGGGGACGGGCTGCCGGCGTTTATGGCGTTTCTCTCCTGGAATGAACTGCCGTGGTTCTGGAGCGGCACCCAGCACTTCGCCTGGGCGCTGTGCCTGATCGTGCTGGTGCCGGGCCTGCTGGCCCTGGTCTTCGGTTACTTCGCCTTCCGCTCCAAAATTAAAGGGGTGTACTTTTCCATCATGACCCAGGCGCTGACCTACGCCGGCATGCTGCTGTTTTTCCGCAATGAGACCGGCTTCGGCGGCAATAACGGTTTCACCGGTTTTACCACGCTGCTCGGTTTTCCGATCACCGCCACCGGCACCCGGGTAGCGCTGTTCCTGGCGACGGTGCTGCTGCTGGCCGCCAGCCTGGCTCTCGGTTTTGCGCTGGCGCGCAGTAAATTCGGCCGGGTGTTGACTGCGGTGCGCGACGCGGAAAACCGCCTGACGTTTTGCGGCTATGACCCGAAGGGCTTCAAGCTGTTTGTCTGGACGCTGTCGGCGGTGCTGTGCGGCCTGGCCGGGGCGCTGTATGTGCCGCAGGTGGGCATCATCAACCCCGGCGAAATGTCGCCGACCAATTCGATCGAGGCCGCCATTTGGGTGGCGCTCGGCGGGCGCGGCACCCTGGTGGGGCCGCTGCTCGGCGCCGGCATCGTCAACGGCGCCAAGAGCTGGTTCACCATGGCCATTCCCGAATACTGGCAGTTCTTCCTCGGCCTGATGTTTATCCTGGTCACGCTGTTGCTGCCGAAAGGGGTGATCGGCTTGCTGCGCAGGAGGAAAACGCCATGA
- a CDS encoding type II toxin-antitoxin system Phd/YefM family antitoxin, with translation MYALTANEAKTQFGDLLLKAQREPVQINRNGKPVAVVMSVEDYQALEDLKLRALQQKIAQATAEEDAGKAVDGDAFFNHLLTDETD, from the coding sequence ATGTACGCACTCACCGCGAACGAGGCCAAAACCCAATTCGGCGATTTACTGCTCAAGGCACAGCGTGAACCGGTGCAAATCAATCGCAACGGCAAACCGGTCGCGGTCGTCATGTCGGTAGAAGACTACCAGGCGCTGGAAGATCTCAAATTACGCGCACTGCAGCAAAAAATCGCGCAGGCCACCGCCGAGGAAGACGCGGGTAAGGCGGTAGACGGCGATGCCTTCTTCAACCATCTGCTCACCGATGAAACCGACTGA
- the urtD gene encoding urea ABC transporter ATP-binding protein UrtD — protein MNGQQITDELFTQPLPADKHRRQTDPVLALDNINVSFDGFRALTDLSLRIGVGELRCVIGPNGAGKTTLMDVITGKTRPDSGSVFYDQSVDLTRLEPMQIARAGIGRKFQKPTVFEALTVFENLEIAQKTQKSVWACLRARLSGEQRDRIDEMLQTLRLGRERHRPAGLLSHGQKQFLEIGMLLVQEPHLLLLDEPAAGMTDAETEYTAELFRALAGKHSLMVVEHDMGFVETIADRVTVLHQGQVLAEGSLAQVQADERVIDVYLGR, from the coding sequence ATGAATGGCCAACAGATTACCGACGAGTTGTTTACCCAGCCGCTGCCGGCGGACAAACACCGTCGGCAAACCGATCCGGTGCTGGCGCTGGATAACATCAACGTCAGCTTCGACGGCTTCCGCGCCCTGACCGACCTGTCGCTGCGGATCGGCGTCGGGGAACTGCGCTGCGTGATTGGCCCCAACGGCGCGGGCAAGACCACGCTGATGGACGTGATCACCGGCAAAACCCGGCCGGACAGCGGCAGCGTGTTTTACGATCAGAGCGTCGATCTGACCCGCCTGGAGCCGATGCAGATCGCCCGCGCCGGCATCGGCCGCAAGTTCCAGAAGCCGACGGTATTTGAGGCGCTGACGGTGTTCGAGAATCTGGAGATTGCCCAGAAAACGCAGAAATCGGTCTGGGCCTGCCTGCGGGCCAGGCTGAGCGGCGAGCAGCGCGATCGCATCGACGAGATGTTGCAAACCCTGCGGCTGGGCCGCGAGCGCCACCGGCCCGCCGGGTTGCTGTCGCACGGGCAAAAGCAGTTTCTGGAAATCGGCATGCTGCTGGTGCAGGAGCCGCATCTGCTGCTGCTCGACGAACCGGCGGCCGGCATGACCGACGCCGAAACCGAATACACCGCCGAACTGTTCCGCGCGTTGGCGGGCAAGCATTCGCTGATGGTGGTGGAACATGACATGGGCTTTGTGGAAACCATTGCCGATCGCGTGACGGTGCTGCATCAGGGGCAGGTGCTGGCGGAGGGTTCATTGGCGCAGGTGCAGGCCGATGAGCGGGTGATAGACGTGTATCTGGGGCGCTGA
- a CDS encoding type II toxin-antitoxin system RelE/ParE family toxin: MPTFHLIPQAQQDLLAIRHFTVEHWGKAQSRRYLEQLRDVMHHLADMPEAGKAHFHDLGEEIRSFPYASHRIYYRSRPAGITVLAVLHQVMVPHRHLEQRL; this comes from the coding sequence ATGCCCACGTTTCACCTCATCCCGCAGGCCCAACAAGATCTGCTGGCTATTCGTCATTTCACCGTCGAGCACTGGGGCAAAGCACAATCTCGTCGCTATCTTGAGCAGTTGAGAGATGTCATGCATCATCTGGCGGATATGCCGGAAGCGGGTAAAGCCCACTTTCACGATTTGGGCGAAGAGATACGCAGTTTTCCTTACGCCAGCCATAGGATCTACTACCGCAGCCGCCCAGCCGGCATTACCGTTCTGGCCGTTTTGCATCAGGTGATGGTGCCCCACCGGCATCTGGAACAACGGCTGTAA
- a CDS encoding FAD-dependent oxidoreductase, protein MSPSLITPYATACCIVGGGPAGLMLGYLLARAGINVTVLEKHADFLRDFRGDTIHPSTLEIMHQLGLLDELLALPHQRAGSLHAEVAGRDIKLADFTRLPTRCKFIAFMPQWEFLNFLAEKAAAFPNFTLIKSAQAHQLLYDRGQACGVLADTPEGPIRVRSQLVVGTDGRNSVVRERAALSSRSFGSPRDVLWMKLGKLPGDPAWSMGHTGPKQNFIMIDRGNYWQCGYSIDKGSFESIRRDGLEKFLLHIAEVAPFQDDRLQEIADWDRIKLLSIRIDRLDRWAKPGVLCIGDAAHAMSPIGGVGVNLAIQDAVAAANAIIPPLRAQRLQLKHLLRVQRRREFPTRATQFLQIKMSQRRPKKRRTGGGSGLMTRVGNSRWLPHLFGRIIGLGFRRETPQHLSNETCTPE, encoded by the coding sequence ATGTCACCATCGCTCATCACTCCCTACGCCACCGCTTGCTGCATCGTCGGCGGCGGCCCCGCCGGGCTGATGCTCGGCTATCTGCTGGCGCGTGCCGGCATTAACGTGACGGTGCTGGAAAAACACGCCGACTTCCTGCGTGATTTTCGCGGCGACACCATTCACCCCTCAACGCTGGAAATCATGCACCAGCTGGGCCTGCTGGATGAACTGCTGGCCTTGCCGCATCAGCGCGCGGGATCTCTGCACGCCGAAGTTGCCGGGCGCGACATCAAGCTGGCGGATTTCACCCGCCTACCGACGCGCTGCAAATTTATCGCCTTTATGCCGCAGTGGGAGTTTCTTAACTTCCTGGCGGAAAAAGCCGCCGCTTTCCCGAATTTCACGCTGATCAAATCAGCACAGGCGCACCAGTTGCTGTACGACCGCGGCCAGGCGTGCGGGGTGCTGGCGGACACGCCGGAAGGGCCGATACGGGTGCGCAGCCAGCTGGTGGTCGGCACCGACGGGCGCAATTCGGTGGTGCGGGAGCGGGCGGCGCTCAGCAGCCGGTCGTTCGGCTCGCCGCGCGACGTGCTGTGGATGAAACTCGGCAAACTGCCCGGCGATCCGGCCTGGTCGATGGGCCACACCGGGCCGAAGCAGAACTTCATCATGATCGATCGCGGCAACTACTGGCAGTGCGGCTATTCCATAGACAAAGGCAGCTTCGAGTCGATACGCCGGGATGGGCTGGAGAAGTTTCTGCTGCATATCGCCGAAGTGGCGCCGTTTCAGGACGACCGCCTGCAGGAGATCGCCGACTGGGATCGGATAAAGCTGTTGAGCATCAGAATCGATCGGTTGGATCGCTGGGCCAAGCCGGGGGTGCTGTGCATCGGCGACGCCGCGCACGCCATGTCGCCGATCGGCGGCGTCGGCGTCAATCTGGCGATCCAGGATGCGGTGGCCGCCGCCAACGCCATTATCCCCCCGCTGCGCGCTCAGCGTTTGCAGCTGAAACACCTGCTGCGCGTGCAGCGCCGGCGCGAATTTCCCACCAGGGCCACCCAGTTTCTGCAAATTAAAATGAGCCAGCGCCGGCCGAAAAAGCGCCGCACCGGCGGCGGCTCCGGCCTGATGACCCGCGTCGGCAACAGCCGCTGGCTGCCGCACCTGTTCGGCCGCATTATCGGCCTGGGCTTTCGGCGCGAAACGCCGCAGCATCTGTCCAACGAGACCTGCACACCGGAATAA